A single window of Kitasatospora sp. HUAS MG31 DNA harbors:
- a CDS encoding glycosyltransferase family 2 protein codes for MTKRAVGSVLGQTLPASAILVEQDLHQAGAAATRDRGLRKVTTEWTAFLDSDDQFRPEHLAELMACAEETGADYVYSWYLPVGFGSDPLPHFGKPFDPANPTQTTITVLVRTELAQTVGFREPPPGALIDGERFGEDFLFTVECLAAGAHIVHLPKRTWIWNYHGSNTSGQPNRGDARS; via the coding sequence ATGACGAAGCGGGCGGTCGGCAGCGTGTTGGGCCAGACCCTGCCCGCATCAGCGATCCTGGTTGAGCAGGATCTCCACCAGGCCGGCGCCGCCGCGACAAGGGACCGCGGGCTGCGGAAGGTCACCACGGAGTGGACCGCGTTCCTCGACTCCGACGACCAGTTCCGACCTGAGCACCTAGCGGAGCTGATGGCCTGCGCCGAGGAGACCGGCGCCGACTACGTCTACAGCTGGTACCTGCCCGTCGGGTTCGGCTCCGACCCGCTGCCCCACTTCGGCAAGCCCTTCGACCCGGCGAACCCCACCCAGACTACGATCACCGTGCTCGTCCGGACCGAACTCGCACAGACGGTCGGCTTCCGCGAACCCCCGCCGGGGGCGCTGATCGACGGGGAAAGATTTGGAGAAGACTTCCTCTTCACCGTGGAGTGCCTCGCCGCTGGCGCCCACATCGTGCACCTCCCGAAGCGGACCTGGATCTGGAACTACCACGGCTCCAACACCAGCGGCCAGCCCAACCGCGGCGACGCCCGCTCCTAG
- a CDS encoding fibronectin type III domain-containing protein — translation MSVNQVLTALGRWQLELLPTTPRETLDALVEFGHVAIIPGRVDVRTAGDGLLTAARYVGVLRTGTRADDGRTKVPGDKVTIGGAGMEMWLGDEDDKGSVFENATQFSSASFATTITGLLPASGAITVGTLYSVTGTYSGTHQWQTSRKAISYVCDTMSTTSVPVSWRVNGNGTIDAGPESNLFVTTPQCAIVRRGAGEDMSLRALPGQLNLAQDVEDFTTRVVLLAQGEGESTATGSADINPGLNPYKDIHGNTLVMTRMVSESATSQTNATVRAQLALSQWVGPHRALTLTTADYEIDGSFSPGDYVWAYDPDKGLIDTGNEIVFRGQRLNPLKLQVTETTWPVTAGHTVAYRSGAGTWTDLTDYVAFEQGTTSVVVGDFERQLNNSSAEPVGSRPNADTSIPGIPTFVTPFSGAAYLDGKGFTRSRVIVAWNAPNNTDGSSILDGDHYEIRYAVDTDLIYPATWAQLSQVRWMDLQEWRQPFAAPTGQWLTVYVAWGDTSVQLQDLSPGVGYDVQIRAVDKAGNAGNWSGTTTFVATSDNIPPSTPAAPSVAGSRIALQITHTLGKATGGTYNLEADIHHLEVHVEYEPTFTPSTTTLKGKVSATSGMLQAQIPVVTTVQVEETSARYVRVVAVDIAGNKSAPSAAATATALLIDDAHISDLTVTKVTAGTISADWIVGSRIKTSDTGARVELNSAGLQAYSAAGTQTVNIASADGSVSIVGQLLSGTTGRRVEINPTSTLLPEIRFYPTSGSNYAYINAVSTGTDANLGLNSGTFVVGADTLYERLYLTPNSIQLALVDLDQNRKGGYVAISRSAASLGNTDGSLDYYLSVHDDGLILSSGYFHNYFSALTNRDALFVGYQDVSGLTTVSFGYGTTMASTMAPVVTLADSGALKTTQVTSANTTGFTASFSAAASGGANLAFWIFRV, via the coding sequence ATGTCCGTCAACCAGGTCCTCACGGCGCTCGGCCGCTGGCAGCTCGAACTCCTCCCCACCACCCCGCGCGAGACGCTCGACGCCTTGGTGGAGTTCGGGCACGTCGCGATCATCCCCGGCCGGGTCGACGTCCGCACCGCCGGCGACGGCCTCCTCACCGCCGCCCGGTACGTCGGCGTGCTCCGCACTGGCACCCGCGCTGACGACGGCCGCACGAAGGTCCCCGGCGACAAGGTGACCATCGGCGGCGCGGGCATGGAGATGTGGCTCGGCGACGAGGACGACAAGGGCTCGGTGTTCGAGAACGCCACCCAGTTCTCCTCCGCCAGCTTCGCCACCACGATCACCGGGTTGCTGCCCGCCTCCGGCGCCATCACCGTCGGCACCCTGTACTCCGTGACCGGCACGTACTCCGGCACGCACCAGTGGCAGACCTCCCGCAAGGCCATCAGCTACGTGTGCGACACCATGTCCACCACGTCCGTGCCCGTGTCGTGGCGGGTCAACGGCAACGGCACCATCGACGCCGGCCCCGAGTCCAACCTGTTCGTCACCACGCCGCAGTGCGCGATCGTTCGCCGCGGCGCCGGCGAGGACATGTCCCTGCGCGCCCTACCCGGACAGCTCAACCTCGCGCAGGACGTGGAGGACTTCACCACCCGGGTCGTCCTCCTCGCCCAGGGCGAGGGCGAGTCCACCGCCACCGGCTCTGCGGACATCAACCCCGGCCTGAACCCGTACAAGGACATCCACGGCAACACGCTGGTCATGACCCGCATGGTGTCGGAGTCAGCCACCTCGCAGACCAACGCGACCGTCCGCGCCCAGCTCGCTCTCTCCCAGTGGGTCGGCCCGCACCGGGCCCTGACCCTCACCACCGCCGACTACGAGATCGACGGCTCGTTCTCGCCCGGGGATTACGTCTGGGCATACGACCCCGACAAGGGCCTCATCGACACCGGCAACGAGATTGTCTTCCGCGGCCAGCGCCTCAACCCGCTCAAGCTGCAGGTCACCGAGACCACGTGGCCCGTCACCGCCGGGCACACCGTCGCCTACCGGTCCGGCGCCGGCACGTGGACCGACCTGACCGACTACGTGGCCTTCGAGCAGGGCACCACCAGCGTCGTCGTCGGCGACTTCGAACGGCAGCTCAACAACTCCTCCGCGGAGCCGGTCGGGTCCCGGCCCAACGCGGACACCTCAATCCCCGGCATCCCGACCTTCGTGACGCCCTTCTCCGGCGCCGCCTACCTCGACGGAAAAGGCTTCACCCGCTCCCGGGTCATCGTCGCCTGGAACGCGCCCAACAACACCGACGGCAGCAGCATCCTCGACGGCGACCACTACGAGATCCGGTACGCCGTCGACACCGACCTCATCTACCCCGCCACCTGGGCCCAGCTCTCCCAGGTCCGCTGGATGGACCTCCAGGAGTGGCGGCAGCCCTTCGCCGCCCCCACCGGGCAGTGGCTCACCGTGTACGTCGCCTGGGGCGACACCTCCGTGCAGCTACAGGACCTGTCCCCCGGTGTCGGCTACGACGTGCAGATCCGCGCCGTCGACAAGGCCGGCAACGCCGGCAACTGGTCCGGCACGACCACGTTCGTCGCGACGTCCGACAACATCCCGCCCAGCACGCCCGCGGCCCCGAGCGTGGCAGGCTCCCGGATCGCCCTCCAGATCACGCACACCCTCGGCAAGGCCACCGGCGGCACGTACAACCTCGAAGCGGACATCCACCACCTGGAAGTCCATGTCGAGTACGAGCCCACGTTCACCCCCTCCACGACCACCCTCAAGGGCAAGGTCTCCGCCACCTCCGGCATGCTGCAGGCGCAGATCCCCGTCGTCACGACCGTCCAGGTCGAGGAGACCTCCGCCCGGTACGTGCGCGTCGTCGCCGTCGACATCGCCGGCAACAAGTCCGCACCCAGCGCCGCGGCCACTGCGACCGCGCTGTTGATCGACGACGCCCACATCTCCGACCTGACCGTCACCAAGGTCACCGCCGGCACGATCAGCGCGGACTGGATCGTCGGCTCCCGCATCAAGACCAGCGACACCGGCGCCCGCGTCGAGCTCAACTCGGCCGGGCTGCAGGCCTACAGTGCGGCCGGCACCCAGACCGTGAACATCGCCTCCGCGGACGGCTCCGTCTCCATCGTCGGCCAACTCCTCTCCGGCACCACCGGTCGCCGTGTCGAGATCAACCCGACCTCGACGCTTCTCCCGGAGATCCGCTTCTACCCGACCTCCGGCTCGAACTACGCCTACATCAACGCCGTCTCCACCGGCACCGACGCGAACCTCGGCCTGAACAGCGGCACGTTCGTTGTCGGCGCAGACACCCTCTACGAGCGCCTGTACCTGACGCCGAACAGCATCCAACTCGCGCTCGTCGACCTGGACCAGAACCGCAAGGGCGGGTACGTCGCCATCTCCCGCAGTGCCGCGTCCCTCGGCAATACGGACGGCTCCCTTGACTACTACCTGTCCGTCCACGACGACGGCCTGATCCTCTCCAGCGGGTACTTCCACAACTACTTCTCGGCGCTCACCAACCGCGACGCCCTGTTCGTCGGCTACCAGGACGTCTCCGGCCTCACGACCGTCAGCTTCGGCTACGGCACGACCATGGCGTCCACGATGGCGCCGGTCGTCACCCTGGCGGACTCCGGAGCGCTGAAGACAACCCAGGTCACAAGCGCCAACACCACTGGCTTCACCGCCTCGTTCAGCGCCGCGGCCAGCGGCGGCGCGAACCTCGCGTTCTGGATCTTCCGAGTCTAA
- a CDS encoding dTDP-glucose 4,6-dehydratase, producing the protein MTRVLLTGAGGFVGSHVLRHLLVNTDWHIVCPVTFRHRGNGDRIASALVGNDAWHQRVDVVMCDLAAPISTTTAVRLGDIDYILNVASESHVDRSIEQPGPFIRNNVDLILNLLEYARLVRPRMFLQMSTDEVFGPASPDHDHHEWDTICPSNPYSASKAAQEAIAISYWRTYAVPLVITNTMNIIGEMQDAEKFVPRTMRALAAGKRPIVHVSPAGKPGSRFYLHARNLADAWLWLIRNAEVQTYADGHDRPTRYNVVGEREVDNVEMVGLIADAMGLGEPELDLVDFHSSRPGHDLRYALDGAKLAKAGWKPPLRFADSLRSTVQWTMDHPQWLETS; encoded by the coding sequence ATGACCCGTGTGCTTCTCACCGGCGCCGGCGGTTTCGTCGGCAGCCACGTCCTGCGCCACCTCCTCGTCAACACGGACTGGCACATCGTCTGCCCCGTGACGTTCCGACACCGCGGCAACGGGGACCGCATCGCCTCAGCCCTCGTCGGCAACGACGCCTGGCACCAGCGAGTCGACGTCGTCATGTGCGACCTCGCGGCGCCGATCTCGACGACGACTGCGGTCCGGCTCGGCGACATCGACTACATCCTCAACGTGGCCTCCGAGTCGCACGTCGACCGGTCGATCGAGCAGCCCGGCCCGTTCATCCGCAACAACGTCGACCTGATCCTGAACCTGCTGGAGTACGCCCGGCTGGTCCGGCCCCGGATGTTCCTGCAGATGTCCACCGACGAGGTTTTCGGGCCGGCGTCGCCGGATCACGACCACCACGAGTGGGACACGATCTGCCCGTCGAACCCGTACAGCGCGAGCAAGGCCGCGCAGGAGGCCATCGCGATCTCGTACTGGCGGACGTACGCCGTGCCCCTGGTGATCACGAACACGATGAACATCATCGGGGAGATGCAGGACGCCGAGAAATTCGTGCCGCGCACCATGCGGGCCCTGGCCGCCGGGAAGCGCCCGATCGTCCACGTCAGCCCCGCAGGCAAGCCCGGCTCCCGCTTCTACCTGCACGCGAGGAACCTCGCCGACGCGTGGCTGTGGCTGATCCGGAACGCCGAGGTGCAGACCTACGCCGACGGCCACGACCGGCCCACCCGGTACAACGTCGTCGGCGAACGCGAGGTCGACAACGTCGAGATGGTCGGGCTCATTGCCGACGCCATGGGCCTGGGAGAGCCGGAGCTGGACCTGGTCGACTTCCACTCCAGCCGGCCCGGACACGACCTGCGGTACGCCCTCGACGGGGCGAAGCTCGCCAAGGCCGGGTGGAAGCCGCCGCTGCGCTTCGCGGACTCCCTGCGGTCCACGGTGCAGTGGACGATGGACCACCCGCAGTGGCTGGAGACGTCGTGA
- a CDS encoding methyltransferase domain-containing protein: MVEYRLFAGDVPHVSTAAFHADRERAPHLEQATHRPRLEAAARLIQDAAERLPCEDRTVSDLGCGDGGLLSLLWNVGLHYWGYDFQPSNRAGWEERGVRAFALDVFGADRAAVTLGSISVCTEVLEHLADPHDAVRWIGGHSRFLVASSPWNESPESHDECHAWAWDHDGYRALIEQGGYTVLRHETVGQFQIILGEKQ, encoded by the coding sequence ATGGTCGAGTACCGCTTGTTCGCGGGCGATGTCCCGCACGTCTCCACCGCCGCCTTCCACGCGGACCGAGAGCGGGCTCCGCACCTTGAGCAGGCCACCCACCGGCCCCGCCTGGAGGCTGCGGCCCGCCTCATCCAGGACGCCGCCGAGAGGCTGCCGTGTGAGGATCGGACCGTCTCCGATCTCGGCTGCGGCGACGGCGGCCTGCTTTCCCTCCTGTGGAACGTCGGACTGCACTACTGGGGCTACGACTTCCAGCCTTCCAACCGGGCCGGATGGGAGGAGCGTGGCGTCCGCGCGTTCGCCCTCGACGTCTTCGGCGCCGACCGTGCCGCGGTCACCCTCGGCTCGATCTCGGTCTGCACCGAGGTGCTGGAGCACCTGGCCGACCCGCACGACGCGGTCCGCTGGATCGGCGGGCACTCCCGGTTTCTGGTGGCGTCATCCCCGTGGAACGAGAGCCCCGAGTCCCACGACGAGTGCCACGCATGGGCCTGGGACCACGACGGCTACCGGGCCCTGATCGAGCAGGGCGGCTACACCGTGCTCCGCCACGAAACCGTCGGACAGTTCCAGATCATCCTCGGGGAGAAGCAGTGA
- a CDS encoding phage scaffolding protein, translated as MDVPEIGAPRISLPPFTLLGHRADGRPIYNVAGGSDDEPDIEVDDGGDTADDTELDDEPDTGDDSDEATPKPAPPKTSKDPALERAEGELAKLRAALKKSNDDAKRHRLALKEREDRDRASEGDHERALREAREESENRWKPRIINQAARAALAEAGISGSPDRLLKLLDLDALSVDDDGDVIGLATEVDRLRADYPEFFAKPEATKPKARPTAAPKSPAPDKPKNSWDRHAARILQGG; from the coding sequence GTGGACGTTCCGGAGATCGGAGCACCCCGCATCAGCCTTCCGCCCTTCACGCTCCTCGGCCACCGCGCCGACGGCCGCCCCATCTACAACGTCGCCGGCGGCTCCGACGACGAGCCCGACATCGAGGTCGACGACGGCGGCGACACCGCCGACGACACCGAGCTCGACGACGAGCCGGACACCGGCGACGACAGCGACGAGGCGACGCCCAAGCCCGCTCCGCCGAAGACCTCGAAGGACCCCGCGCTGGAGCGGGCCGAAGGCGAACTCGCCAAGCTGCGGGCCGCGCTCAAGAAGAGCAACGACGACGCCAAGCGGCACCGGCTCGCCCTGAAGGAGCGCGAGGACCGCGACCGGGCATCCGAGGGCGACCACGAGCGTGCACTGCGAGAGGCCCGCGAGGAGTCCGAGAACCGGTGGAAGCCGCGGATCATCAACCAGGCCGCCCGGGCCGCACTCGCCGAGGCCGGCATCAGCGGCAGCCCCGACCGGCTCCTCAAGCTGCTGGACCTGGACGCCCTGTCCGTCGACGACGACGGCGACGTCATCGGCCTCGCCACCGAGGTCGACCGGCTCCGCGCCGACTACCCCGAGTTCTTCGCCAAGCCCGAGGCGACCAAGCCCAAGGCCCGACCCACCGCCGCCCCCAAGTCCCCGGCCCCGGACAAGCCCAAGAACTCCTGGGACAGGCACGCCGCCCGCATTTTGCAGGGCGGCTGA
- a CDS encoding glycosyltransferase family 4 protein, with the protein MSEHLETRTLIGQRVCNEGPSAVWQELSRRPDRPRLVFEVDDDLWNIDGSSPVAHAFFTQPDVLARLEANIRVADAVTVTMEPLAEQVRRFNPNVHVVPNYLPAWLLQHERPRRDDGAVTIGWGGSATHHMDVQEIGAQLRQVMARNPHTELHLIGADYRKEFGARERVRHTGWTATPADYWRAIDFDVMLAPLRAHVFNASKSALRCLEAAMLGIPVIASDYGPYAAFVRHGETGFRVRRDHEWGRYLRDLVNDQAMREEMGAAARRQAADWTIEGNVDAWAEVITACRESTSR; encoded by the coding sequence ATGTCGGAGCACCTGGAGACCCGCACGCTGATCGGGCAGCGGGTGTGCAACGAGGGCCCCTCGGCGGTGTGGCAGGAGCTGTCCCGCCGCCCGGACCGGCCGCGGCTGGTGTTCGAGGTTGACGACGACCTGTGGAACATCGACGGCTCGTCCCCGGTGGCCCATGCGTTCTTCACCCAGCCCGACGTTCTGGCCCGCCTGGAGGCGAACATCCGGGTAGCGGACGCGGTCACCGTCACCATGGAGCCCCTCGCCGAGCAGGTGCGCCGCTTCAACCCGAACGTCCACGTCGTCCCGAACTACCTGCCCGCCTGGCTCCTGCAGCACGAACGGCCGCGCCGCGACGACGGTGCGGTCACCATCGGCTGGGGCGGCTCCGCCACGCACCACATGGACGTGCAGGAGATCGGCGCCCAGCTCCGGCAGGTCATGGCCCGCAACCCGCACACGGAGCTGCACCTCATCGGCGCGGACTACCGCAAGGAGTTCGGCGCCCGGGAGCGAGTCCGGCACACGGGCTGGACGGCGACCCCGGCGGACTACTGGCGGGCGATCGATTTCGACGTGATGCTCGCCCCGCTGCGCGCCCACGTGTTCAACGCCTCGAAGTCCGCGCTGCGTTGCCTGGAGGCGGCGATGCTCGGCATCCCGGTCATCGCCTCCGACTACGGGCCGTACGCCGCGTTCGTCCGGCACGGCGAGACCGGCTTCCGGGTTCGCCGGGACCACGAGTGGGGCCGGTACCTGCGCGACCTCGTCAACGACCAGGCCATGCGCGAGGAGATGGGCGCCGCCGCCCGACGGCAGGCCGCCGACTGGACGATCGAGGGCAACGTCGACGCCTGGGCGGAGGTGATCACGGCATGCCGAGAGTCGACCTCCCGGTAG
- a CDS encoding HK97 gp10 family phage protein, with protein sequence MTIRLDPSADTHLDAALARSLAHLMQDIAADARQYARVNTGRLKASIQWEVSGLTGRVSTDVSYWKYVEYGTAPHVIRPNTAKALFWEGADHPVAKVNHPGTAPHPFLRPALLQARELR encoded by the coding sequence ATGACGATCAGGCTTGACCCGAGCGCGGACACACACCTCGACGCCGCTCTCGCGCGGTCGCTTGCACACCTCATGCAGGACATCGCCGCCGACGCCCGCCAGTACGCCCGCGTCAACACCGGCCGGCTCAAGGCCAGCATTCAGTGGGAGGTCTCCGGGCTCACCGGCCGCGTCTCCACCGACGTCTCCTACTGGAAGTACGTCGAGTACGGCACCGCCCCGCACGTCATCCGGCCGAACACGGCGAAGGCCCTGTTCTGGGAGGGCGCGGACCACCCGGTCGCGAAGGTCAACCACCCCGGCACCGCGCCGCACCCGTTCCTGCGGCCCGCCCTGCTTCAGGCCCGGGAGCTGCGATGA
- a CDS encoding phage major capsid protein — translation MARNTYEAWIPEEWDSAVITRINQISAVEAKASRVPMGSDTRHHPRSAGMGVDVVDKGGTYGEDTSTNDDVTLTAKKFGKAVRVAEEDINDSVASILATKMKDWGVSYAKIIDNACLAVTAAPGTGVPFTSLYSLLHTTDATLGYTADTNITVAATAGSPTYAEFSTSLGNLEAGDYFDPATTVAIAHPSFRKYLRGVVDTTNEPIFIQGLAGTPDTIFGVPITWSLGARTSPTATAAPTGRPLMCFVSTDLMLLGIRSGPESVFIDGRDGLSALTDESILKMRARRGWAYGHPAGAAILVG, via the coding sequence GTGGCACGCAACACCTACGAGGCGTGGATCCCCGAGGAGTGGGACTCCGCCGTCATCACCCGCATCAACCAGATCTCCGCCGTGGAGGCCAAGGCCTCCCGCGTCCCGATGGGCTCCGACACCCGGCACCACCCGCGGTCCGCGGGCATGGGCGTCGACGTCGTCGACAAGGGCGGCACCTACGGCGAGGACACGTCGACGAACGACGATGTCACGCTGACCGCGAAGAAGTTCGGCAAGGCGGTCCGGGTCGCCGAAGAGGACATCAACGACTCCGTCGCGAGCATCCTCGCCACCAAGATGAAGGACTGGGGCGTCTCCTACGCGAAGATCATCGACAACGCGTGCCTCGCCGTCACCGCCGCACCCGGCACCGGCGTCCCGTTCACGTCGCTGTACAGCCTGCTGCACACCACCGACGCGACGCTCGGCTACACCGCCGACACCAACATCACCGTCGCCGCGACCGCTGGCTCCCCGACCTACGCCGAGTTCTCCACCTCCCTCGGCAACCTGGAGGCCGGGGACTACTTCGACCCGGCGACGACCGTCGCCATCGCGCACCCGTCGTTCCGGAAGTACCTGCGCGGCGTCGTCGACACCACCAACGAGCCGATCTTCATCCAGGGCCTCGCCGGCACCCCGGACACCATCTTCGGTGTGCCGATCACCTGGTCCCTCGGTGCCCGAACCTCCCCGACCGCCACCGCAGCCCCGACCGGCCGACCGCTGATGTGCTTCGTCAGCACCGACCTGATGCTCCTCGGCATCCGCTCCGGCCCGGAGTCGGTGTTCATCGACGGTCGTGACGGCCTGTCGGCCCTGACCGACGAGTCGATCCTCAAGATGCGCGCCCGCCGCGGCTGGGCCTACGGCCACCCGGCCGGCGCCGCGATCCTCGTCGGCTGA
- a CDS encoding NAD-dependent epimerase/dehydratase family protein yields the protein MRVLLTGSAGFIGRHLHRALDERGWHVTTCDLKAAHRGDALDLFRTDRTRYDLAIHCAAIVGGRASIDGSPLGVGTNLALDAWFMRWLTATKTRRAVYYSSSAAYPVALQGEDSGHRLHEDDIDLNRPGRPDATYGLAKLTGEQLAQYAEAEGCRVHVLRPMSGYGTDQSLDYPFPSFIDRARRRANPFEIWGSGRQVRDWIHVDDLVGATLAAVDQDVPGPVNLGTGRATTFNQLAEMVCSEAGYRPQLKHRLDAPDGVQYRVADPTRLLSIYQPRVSLEEGIRRALKDGS from the coding sequence ATGCGGGTACTCCTCACCGGCAGCGCCGGGTTCATCGGCCGCCACCTCCACCGCGCCCTCGACGAGCGCGGATGGCACGTCACCACCTGCGACCTGAAAGCCGCCCACCGCGGCGACGCCCTCGACCTGTTCCGCACCGACCGAACCCGCTACGACCTCGCCATTCATTGCGCCGCCATCGTCGGCGGCCGCGCCAGCATCGACGGCTCGCCACTCGGAGTCGGCACCAACCTGGCGCTCGACGCATGGTTCATGCGCTGGCTCACTGCCACCAAGACGAGGCGGGCCGTCTACTACTCCAGCTCGGCGGCGTACCCGGTCGCCCTGCAGGGAGAGGACAGCGGCCACCGGCTTCACGAGGACGACATCGACCTCAACCGTCCCGGCCGGCCCGACGCCACCTACGGGCTCGCCAAGCTCACCGGCGAACAGCTCGCCCAGTACGCCGAGGCGGAGGGCTGCCGCGTCCACGTGCTGCGCCCCATGTCCGGGTACGGCACGGACCAGAGCCTGGACTACCCGTTCCCGTCCTTCATCGACCGGGCGCGCCGGAGGGCGAACCCGTTCGAGATCTGGGGCAGCGGCCGGCAAGTCAGGGACTGGATCCATGTGGATGATCTAGTGGGCGCTACGTTGGCGGCGGTTGATCAGGATGTGCCCGGCCCGGTCAACCTGGGCACCGGCAGGGCGACCACCTTCAATCAGCTCGCCGAGATGGTGTGCAGCGAGGCCGGCTACCGGCCGCAGCTCAAGCACCGCCTCGACGCCCCCGACGGGGTGCAGTACCGCGTCGCCGACCCGACCAGGCTGCTCTCCATCTACCAGCCCCGCGTCAGCCTGGAAGAAGGCATTCGCAGGGCACTCAAGGACGGGTCATGA
- a CDS encoding phage portal protein — protein MTASDDLWDGIEALNGARPGYEKAAAYYDDEVPEVFSSARVRRAIERTGVDYKLGFIATVVDAVSDRLQLSTVTSPDQQQAETLQAIRENNLMELEEPEVHRTVSRYGDAYLIILPVHGDGDDKTVTGVDMYCNDPLTVRMVYDAENPRLKSFAIKRWCEEVGSGPRAQEIHRAELYYADRIERWTTRPGSPGNSEGDWYPWLPDAVEAEDGALLEPDDDAWIIEHDFGEIPVFHFRNARPYGVPEHRRGYGAQNAINKLIATHMGTVDYQGFPQRYALTDTATTDTGDLEPGDFDDDLFPPDPDAGPTDSGDDSSLKSGPGELMLLRGFKQVGQFDAAQPAVFFDPIEFDIRAMAQLTVTPLHLFDTSGEQPSGQSVRAQDAPFSRKIEARQRAYTGTWRDGYGFALHLLDVAEPAVDVRWEAAETIDDTDAWVVSGKKSDLGVPQRQVLLERGYSEDQVEAWLESQTDDTAELTRRLADLATLADTLEKLGTAVTLGAIDQQQVQQLINPVVARMTEPAPQPGEGPA, from the coding sequence GTGACCGCGAGCGATGACCTGTGGGACGGCATCGAGGCCCTGAATGGCGCCCGGCCAGGCTATGAGAAGGCCGCCGCCTACTACGACGACGAGGTGCCGGAGGTGTTCTCCTCCGCCCGCGTGCGGCGCGCTATCGAGCGCACCGGCGTCGACTACAAGCTGGGCTTCATCGCCACCGTCGTCGACGCGGTATCCGACCGGCTGCAGCTGTCGACCGTCACCAGCCCCGACCAGCAGCAGGCCGAGACACTGCAGGCCATCCGCGAGAACAACCTGATGGAGCTGGAGGAGCCGGAAGTTCACCGCACGGTCTCCCGCTACGGTGACGCCTACCTCATCATCCTGCCCGTTCACGGGGACGGCGACGACAAGACCGTCACCGGCGTCGACATGTACTGCAACGACCCGTTGACCGTCCGGATGGTCTACGACGCGGAGAACCCCCGCCTGAAGTCGTTCGCGATCAAGCGCTGGTGTGAGGAGGTCGGGTCCGGGCCGCGAGCGCAGGAGATTCACCGGGCCGAGCTGTACTACGCGGACCGCATCGAGCGGTGGACTACCCGCCCGGGCTCCCCCGGCAACAGCGAGGGCGACTGGTACCCCTGGCTGCCCGACGCCGTCGAGGCCGAGGACGGCGCACTGTTGGAGCCGGATGACGACGCCTGGATCATCGAGCACGACTTCGGCGAGATCCCCGTCTTCCACTTCCGCAACGCCCGCCCGTACGGCGTCCCCGAGCACCGGCGGGGTTACGGCGCCCAGAACGCGATCAACAAACTGATCGCCACTCACATGGGCACCGTCGACTACCAGGGCTTCCCGCAGAGGTACGCGCTCACCGACACGGCGACGACCGACACCGGGGACCTCGAACCCGGCGACTTCGACGACGACCTCTTCCCGCCCGACCCGGACGCCGGCCCCACCGACAGCGGCGACGACTCCTCCCTGAAGTCCGGCCCGGGTGAGCTGATGCTGCTGCGCGGCTTCAAGCAGGTCGGCCAGTTCGACGCAGCCCAGCCGGCGGTGTTCTTCGACCCGATCGAGTTCGACATCCGAGCGATGGCGCAGCTCACCGTCACCCCGCTGCACCTGTTCGACACCAGCGGCGAGCAGCCGTCCGGGCAATCCGTCCGCGCGCAGGACGCGCCGTTCAGCCGAAAGATCGAGGCTCGTCAGCGGGCCTACACCGGGACGTGGAGGGACGGGTACGGATTCGCCCTACACCTCCTCGACGTCGCCGAGCCGGCTGTGGATGTGCGGTGGGAGGCCGCAGAGACCATCGACGACACCGACGCGTGGGTGGTGTCCGGGAAAAAGTCCGACCTCGGAGTGCCGCAGCGTCAGGTGCTGCTGGAGCGCGGCTACAGCGAGGACCAGGTCGAGGCATGGCTGGAGTCGCAGACCGACGACACTGCCGAGCTCACCAGGCGCCTCGCGGACTTGGCGACACTCGCGGACACGCTGGAGAAGCTGGGCACGGCGGTCACCCTCGGCGCGATCGACCAGCAGCAGGTGCAGCAGCTCATCAACCCGGTGGTCGCCCGCATGACCGAGCCGGCACCCCAGCCGGGTGAGGGCCCGGCGTGA